Proteins from a single region of Nerophis ophidion isolate RoL-2023_Sa linkage group LG08, RoL_Noph_v1.0, whole genome shotgun sequence:
- the LOC133557705 gene encoding voltage-dependent calcium channel gamma-4 subunit-like, with protein METKSRNVPSEISFLPRPALVWCERGIQVLLTTMGAFAAFALMTVAIGTDYWLYARAFICNSTANSSSSQDDSSSSKDKKDPGALTHSGLWRICCLEGLKQGVCSQINHFPDDADYDQDAAEYLLRVVRASSIFPILSAVLLLMGGVCVASSGFYKRKRNIILGGGILFVAAGLSNIIGVIVYISAALSDISPKKDEDKKWHYSYGWSFYFGGLSFILAEMVGVLAVNIYIEKNKELRCRSRADLFKSTTHAMLRLPSYRFRRRSRSSSRSTDPPRSQENSPIGASKAFSLPPSAPPFSVATLPNPHHGGGSGGGDISMYTLSRDSKLGSLGGGAPPLYGTVDRATLYQLHNYFPKEAGGGGSGGGGSGTLPSHSKSNLAAAAQNTAPLNSSSSAAATTPQAPMSTTTMERDRGNVGTLDRLTAKRERDSNSDTLNRKTTPV; from the exons ATGGAGACAAAAAGCAGGAACGTGCCctcag AGATCAGCTTTCTGCCTCGCCCGGCACTGGTGTGGTGCGAGCGAGGCATTCAGGTGCTGCTGACCACCATGGGAGCCTTTGCCGCCTTCGCCCTCATGACGGTGGCCATCGGCACCGATTACTGGCTGTACGCTCGCGCCTTCATCTGCAACAGCACGGCCAACTCGTCTTCATCGCAGGacgacagcagcagcagcaaggaCAAGAAGGACCCGGGGGCGCTCACGCACTCTGGCCTGTGGAGGATCTGCTGCCTGGAGG GCTTGAAGCAAGGTGTGTGTTCCCAGATCAATCATTTCCCAGATGACGCCGACTACGACCAAGACGCTGCCGAGTATCTGCTGC gtgtcgTGCGGGCGTCCAGCATCTTCCCCATCCTGAGTGCTGTTCTTCTTCTGATGGGTGGTGTGTGCGTGGCTTCCAGCGGCTTCTACAAGAGAAAGAGGAACATCATCTTGGGAGGCGGGATACTATTTGTGGCAGCAG GCCTCAGCAACATCATTGGAGTGATCGTGTACATCTCTGCAGCGCTCAGCGACATCTCTCCCAAGAAGGACGAGGACAAGAAATGGCACTACTCGTACGGGTGGTCCTTTTACTTCGGTGGTCTGTCGTTTATCCTGGCAGAGATGGTGGGCGTGCTGGCGGTCAACATCTACATCGAGAAGAACAAGGAGCTGCGCTGTCGTTCTCGCGCCGACCTCTTCAAGAGCACCACGCACGCCATGTTGCGTCTGCCCAGCTATCGCTTTAGGAGACGCTCGCGCTCCAGCTCACGCTCCACCGACCCGCCCCGCTCTCAAGAGAACTCCCCCATCGGCGCGTCCAAAGCCTTCAGCCTGCCGCCGTCCGCTCCCCCGTTTTCCGTAGCCACCCTGCCTAACCCTCACCACGGCGGTGGCAGTGGAGGCGGGGATATCTCCATGTATACTCTGTCCAGAGACTCCAAGTTGGGCAGCTTGGGGGGTGGTGCCCCGCCCCTCTACGGCACTGTGGACCGCGCCACGCTCTACCAGCTCCACAACTATTTCCCCAAGGAGGCCGGCGGGGGTGGCAGCGGCGGAGGGGGCAGCGGCACGCTACCCTCCCATTCTAAGTCCAACCTAGCGGCCGCCGCCCAGAACACAGCCCCACTGAATAGTTCCTCGTCAGCCGCCGCTACCACCCCTCAGGCTCCGATGTCCACCACTACCATGGAGAGGGACAGGGGCAATGTGGGAACCCTGGACCGACTTACGGCCAAGAGGGAACGAGACAGCAACTCGGACACGCTCAACAGGAAAACCACGCCAGTTTAA